The genomic region GGTGAAATGTTACCTGCCGAGCCCTAATTTGACTTTTCCCTACATTTGTCTATTTGGTTGGGAAAATGCAATTTGCAGATTGAGGTTTAAGAGAACAGGTAATTCTGCTAAATAGCCATTGTAAAGAAGGAGACTGCTCCCACTTATCCCTGTAGAAGTCTAACCTTACTTAATGagatttcaaaattaaatgtatggacccagtcctgctcccattctAATCAGTATTTTATACTCTCCAATCCATGAGGCCATCCAAAGAAGTGCTTTGTGTTTTGATCTTATTCTTGGCAAGTGGCAGCACTTTCGGCTAGCTAATAAAATGTAATGCCTTCTAAGTCCATTTTCTTGCTTTCGCTATCTTCTAGATGTGGTTCTTAAGGTGTCAAATggtagcattatctccattttctgAAGGGAATAATTATGAACAATAAGTCAGAAGATGTTTGTGCTGTAGCTGTGCCCTGCAGCCAACAATACCTCATCTTAATTGAAACATAACTGAATGTGGGTGCTCAGAGTCCTAGGCTGTCACCCTTAACCCCCAGACATTTCTTCCTCTCTAACAAGTCTCTGATTATCCTCTCAGCCCTGCTGTGCCTCGTTCTGGTCATCCAGGGACTGAGCTCATATCTAGCTGGAGCATCCTCTGCTGGTCACTATCCCTCTCctcactggcccccatgtccctcccagaccccggtgccctccccgtcaggctcctgctcccagcagaAATCCaccccagggaatccccaccccctattctccaccttgtctcagtggctactgccagtaccATTTAGCCCCCTTTCACTGAGGCTGACTGCAGtctaatggccactcatcattggccgggggatttggacctgctgcctttccctgcaactCAGTACCTCTGTAGGCCTTGGAGAAGGCCCTGcggcctggggagttgccagtctggagctccccagctcctctggcctttccctagCCCTGCTTCACTCTAGTACCCTtagcttccccagcagccaggtccctctcccTTCAGAgctagagggagactgactgagtgcctggctcacagcccttttataagggccagctgtggcctgattggggcctggcccagctgtagctgcctccccaatcagcccaggcttgctgctttccccagccacagccctctgcagggttgttccaaccccttcagggctaGAGCGGGCAACCGGCCCACCACACTCCCCTTTGAATCACCACCCTAAATAATCCTTCTCCACCCTAGGTGTTGATATATTTCAAATAACTGTTGATTGCTATCATTTCCCTTTCCCTctgtctgctcctctttctcaccaaGTTCTGGGTCTTGGAGACATTGAATTTTCCTTGTCCTGTAGGAAGCGAATGCGTAGTCCTTGTTTTATATGTTAAGTTGGTGTTATTCAATAGAATTCTCTTTGCAATACAGGAAATCTCTTGTATTGCCCGTGTCTCTTAATTTTATTCCATACATCAGTTCATCAAACACCTTGAACATTTTTATATATGCTGGAGTTTGAAGAGAGGAAAACAGACAAATAGGGCATCAACATTCTTTATCTAGCCATTGGTACTGTTACCTGTCAACCATGAGTTTCAGAGTACAAGCCATCGGACCTCAGGGAAGATGGGCTGTAGAAACAGTTACAATTGTGAAGCATAGAGCGATTTGACTAGCAGTATGTTCTTTCTGCAAAACTGAATTCTGGCAATGCTAAAATTGTCTCAGCTATCCAATGTCATGGTTTGGGAATAAAGGCAGTTTTAGAACACATAAGTAATTATATTCTGAAATACTAAGAAAATGTATTGCTAGGTGAAAAATTGGAAATATTGCCATTTTATAGTGTTATCCATAAAAGCTAATATTGCATATTTGACATAGTTTGCTTTCACAAattaagcacttttttttttaatactatagACCAGGGAATGGGACCCAAAATTTAGGTCACAATGGAGTGGGAATTGTGCCTGTCCGTTTATCAGGTACCCAGCCGCCCCGGAGGAGGAAGAGGCTGGACTGGGGGGAGCTAAAGAGCTCTGAGCCTACCCCGCAAAGGGTCACGCGCCGACCCAGAAGTATAAAGGCGGGCCTTCCGAGCTCAGTGGGAGGTCAGCGACCAGAGCGAGCGGACGTCCTTCCGGGAGCTCGGCGCCAGGAGGCTTCTACCCTCCCCCATgctcgctaccccgaggagctgccggagctccccTGGACCGCCGttccggaggagttgccggacctgccgcccAGCCCCGTCCGAGACGAATCCATGCACCTGGACCCGGTGGAGGATGACCCCAGGATCCAGGTAGGCCCCAAGGGGGAgtttggaagtggcccgggggcagcagaCCCTAGTCTGACTGCAGCAgacccagagccaatgtcagtgtgttgcggccaggatccccactgacccagcagcagcctgcctaccactgttagggccccgggctgggacgcagaggagtgggcgggcctgcgtcccccctgccaccccactcacgggtggcagtctccccctcgccccgACACCCTGACCCTGGGCTTTATAGACTGAACTGCTTGCTCAGCCctacctgagggcctgagccctgcaccagtgtttgttgccccaccctgatccagggcctgggctttataGACTGAACTGCTTGCTCTGCCCTTGCTGGAGGGCCTGAGTCCTGAGCCGGTGGTGTCACCCCTGTGTGGTGAGGTGGCCTGGTACCCAGCTGCCCCGGAGGACGAAGAGCCCCTCCCCTAACGGCGGATCCTACACTCCCCCTCTCCTTAGGCTTGCACAGAATTGAAGGATTAAAGAGCACTTTAGACAGTGTGTGCCCAGAACAGAGGCACATAAGAATTCCATTCATTCCCGGTTAAATCTAGATGTTAAACTAAAATGTTATATAAAAAGATCAGGAAAATGTGTAAGTTTGGGGAACCTAAGTGCAGCAGTAGTCCTACCAAAGAGAGACATGGCCATGCCTCCAGAAGGGGTTCCTTCCAAAAGATTCCATTGACTAAAAGAGTGAGGACACTACAGCAAATTTCAAAACTCCAACTGTGACCATTTCTTTTACTTAGTAAGGAAAATCTAGTTTGTGGCAAGCAAGTGGGCCATCGTCTCTAGGGTATGAGCCTCAATTTGAGTGTGAGAGTTCTCAGGGTTACATTCTTGTCAAATCCTTGAAGTGGTGTGTAAGATATTCTTTCATGGCAATTTTTCCTCGGTCTTGATGTGATTTGTAGCAAAGCATTCTTACTCTCTGGCTATAAGGAAACTGTTTACACTCATGAACGTGAAAAAAATCATCCATACCCTGTGCATCCACTTTCACAAGTGCAAGGCTATTTGGGAAACTAGTGAAATTAGTAGCTGAGACAACAGAAGCCTGAACCCTCCTTGTCAAAGCCGGCATAGTAATCCATTGGTCACTGCCAACACCAAAGGTATTCATGAAGGGAATGTTTGCCTAGCAGAGGGGAAAGTATGAAGCAGAAGCTCACATGGAAGACCTAAACCTTTTTCTTCCCAAACAATTAAATCTTCAGCATCACAAAGACAAAATGAGCATTTGTGTGTGAAGAGTTTACAATTCCTATACAAGACTCTTTGTTTTGACCTACCCTCTGTGTTGAGAGGTTTAAATGGCTGGTAGTATCACAGCAAGGGTGAGGTCTCAAGTTACACAACTCTGTCCATTTACAGACAACATCACTCTTTGTGCCCTGGCCAGCGAAACAGATCCATTCCCAACTTGCCGGCTGCTAGAAAGGATTCCAACCCCCCTGGAGTTCAAAATCAGAATATTCTGAATCCAATGTAGGACATTGTTCAACCAGGTTAAAATAGGCATGGCTTTGACTCTAAATTTACCACCATGGTAAAGATTTACAAAGACTCAAAACTTCATCTCATCAATTGTATCCTGGCAGCAGTCACTCCGTAGCTAGTCTTCCCCAGTGACCATGTTTGCTGATGCCATGCATTGGTACTGTCCTCTGAGTGGGATTTCACAATGTGTCTCCAGAAATTCCATTTGTGGACACGTCATTCCCCGGTCCTGTCCAAATGTCTCTTTTGGGGCAGGTAAGTACAAGGAACATACCTTAAGCCAACCCAGTTTTCACTTTGGCCCTTGTATGATTGCTACAGGAACACACCTCACTTGGTGAAGAGCATACCTGGAAGACAAGATGCCCCCAGGGTTATGGTGGGTCACTCAGAAAAAAGAGCGTCCAGCTTTCTGAACCGCACACCTTGTGCTGTACCGTTTTTCAGTATGTCAGGGTACCCTTCCTTTTAGTTTACTTTTATGGAATTCAGTAGTGTTGGAACAAAAACATAGGAATGGACAGATGGGTTCAAACCAGTGGTCCATTGAGTCTCCTGTATGTCATCTGACGGTGGCCAGTAgcagttgcttcagaggaaggttcaaGAAACCTGTAGagggcagttatggaataactaACCCACAAGGGAAATTTCTTCCTATCTCCTGTTAGAGGTTGGCTTGTGCTCTGAAGTATGAATGTTTATATCCCTTTCAACATAAGTGAGTAACCAGAGGTCAGAACTTCTCTCAGAGGCCATGGAAATAATGTCAGATGTCGAGAAGAATCCGCTGCTTTACAAGACAGTTTGCATAAAGGGAAGAGGAAAGAGCTGAACTCATCCTTCTGGTTCGTCACTAGCCAGAAGTCCTGGGAATTTTTGGACATGATTGATTGATAGCTAAGGAATCTCCACTATACCAGCAGAAAAAACAGATCTCCTGAAGCATGGGCCCTTATTTCATCTGTACCTGAGCTGCCTACAGTTTGACAGCCTGGATATCAAAAGGAAAGTGTAGTTCAGCAGAGATTATCCTTTagcccagtgattctcaaacttttgtgctgttgacccctttcacatagcaagcctctgagtgtgccacccccctccttataaattaaaaacacttttttagcCTGACTGATACATTTTTGGTATCCAGGCAGAATTCAATCAGGAACTTTCATTCATTGTTCTGGTAAAGTTTCACTTATGGTGCAAAGGAGACAATACCTTACTTGCCAGGGTCTGTACTTCAAAATTAGACCGTGTTCAAACATGTCTTTTCACTCTGCCCCTAAGGTTAACCGTAACTGACTGATGTGATATTAAACATAACagggcagtgtctacactgcatgttGTAACGTCGTGTTAATGAACACATTAATTAATATCTTATGAAACTTCCCAGTGCAGACATGCCCCTATTGTCTTTAAACTGCTTCTTCTACCTCATTATGTCACACTCGACTTGGGAGAGCATATCAGTTCTGATGTATGCAGAATTTCCATCTAAATTATTAATGAAGTGATTCTTTATATGACAGCACTGTTCTTGCTAATAATTTAGATAGGTGTGTGAACAATTCCACGTGCCGCTGCAAAGAGAAATTCTGGTAATGACTATATGAAGTTTTATTTGTAACACGCATAGATTGGGTGTTTACTGCCAAGCAGAGGGGAAAAGTTTTTAAACCTGTCCATCTAGGTGAATTTTTTCTTATCAATTCCCTCTGCATTTTCTAGACTACAATCTTTTTCTACTTCCATTTACTGTGAATGAGGGACTGTAGTTCTATGCGCTCGCTTCAGAAATAAACACATCAAAAAGCACTCATGTAGCACAGTGTGGAGCCGGTATTGTGGCAAGCAGGCACTGAGTTACAGTACTCACTCCATGCCCAGCTGATGGAGCACTGTGCTTGATATTTACATTATCCTGAAGTGCGTTTTATAAGGCTGCCAGATATCCACCATCCATTTATTTTGCCCCCCCAATGCACATGGGGTAGTTGAAGAAGGAAATGCTATACTAGAATGTGACTGTAAGGCTGCAAATCATTCATGGAAGTCACggtttctgtgacctctgtgaattTTGCAGTGCTGGTGCAGCTGATCCCAGCAGCTGAGGAAGCTCAGGAGCCAGCCGCGCTGGCCGTTGCTCTGGCAGCCCCAGGCATGGTCCCTGAcgctggcctgcagcagcagtctgggaCTAGTGGTGGTGGAGCCCTGAGCCACCTctttccccccagcaccagcgttgctctggtctctctctccactccccagCAGTCTTCAGGAGCGTCCCCTCTCCCAGTCGGTAAGATTTAGTcccgggtatttttagtaaaagtcagggaggGATCACGGGGCCGTGACTTTTTGTTTatagcccgtgacctgtccatgacttttactaaaaatacccatgactaaaacatagccttaatcaTGATCCTGTTTCTAACcttaatgcatttatttataaAACATGTTTTCAAAACATCCATTATTACATTTGATTCAgatgaggggccagatcctcataaATCAGTATAGTTTCTGAAGCTCTGCTATAGTTGACTGTGGATGCACAAGCACACATCTTATGTACTTAATTAACGAATGAATGAATGAGATCATTGCATTCTAAACACATCTTTCCAGAGTTTCCTTAGTTATTTGTACAGGTAATGGCTCTTTCCTTTGGTCAGGTGCTGATGAGGTTGCCATCCACGTACATTCACTGACCGAGGACAATGAGCCAGAGTATGAGCCAGACAGACTcccagaggtggtcaaaaaaggtAATTGTTACTTTAGGGGAGAACTGTCCACATTGGGGGAGTGTGTGCGCGCACGCTTATCTAAATAATCGTGTTGTCATAGGTGTGACTTGGAAGCATTGTAAAAACTTGAACATCattggccaaattcagccctcgtATAGGTTGCATGAATCCATTTAACTCAACTGCTTGCCAGAGCTGAGTTTAGCcccatgtgctttttaaaaaaaaaaaaaaaaaaaaaaaaaagccctagtATACAATTAAGGCTATGGGGTGCTAATATCTTTTGTTGTAGATGTATGTAATTTTcgtggttttggtttttggtcTGTGTGATGTCTTCCCATCTGTGCTGTTTTGTAGTATTTGATGACAAAAGCAAAACAGCCAAAAATTCTGAAATCCAGAATCCTAATATCAGGTTGTAGTTTTGAACATTAGTCTAGATAAATTTTGTTGACTTTTGGACAACACACAAAAGCATTCTTTAAATAACAATCAGACTTGAACAAATTGTTTATAAAAAGAGATTCTGTTCCCAGAGTTTTCATTTTTAGGGCCAGACCCTGAAGTCTTCTCAGTTCTTATGCAAACTTGatctatatttttttttcctttgctttttattATTGAGGCCACTGGAATGAAAATTGATTTCTTTCTTTAGAAGTTCTGGTACTGAACTTTGTCTTAATGCTTGTATTGTGATAGCCTCAACCAGACACTGGTCACTGCATGTCTGCAATCTGAGCTTTTTGCCCATTGCTAGAAAAACACTGTTAGAGTGAAGGAGCAATTAGAGAGGTGGCACACTATCCCCACAACTCTTGGGTCTAACAAGGAATGCTTCCACATTCTCTGCTTTCAGTGGTAAAAATCATTTAGTTTTAGATTTAGCCTTCTATTTCTCAAGCTACTATTACAATGACAGAAGTGTAAGGACTGTCTTCCCTTTTTCCACTCAACATCAAAATTTTAACAGCTTTTATTTTGATAAGTATTGGCGCTAGAAGGATAAGCCCTGATGCTCATCTCTCACACATCAGTGTAAGTGGGATGAGAATTGAGACCAATTACCTAGACTATCAGAAGTTTTGGCATTTGGGATTTCAATTGTTGTTAAGCACACATTTATAACTACTGAAGTTTTAGCTAACTGATGCTAAAATCATGTCAGAATTTggtggggagtgcaggggagaCAAGGAAGATTGTAATAGCGGTGGGGACTGGAATTTGAGAGAACCCTAAAGGTATAAATATTGTGAAATTTTTCAACAGTTTTACAAAGCTAGTGTTGACCATCACAACAAACATATTGTGAAGATTACGTTAAACATTTAGAATGGCATGACATTCTCCTGAATATTTCATAATACGTCTGGACAGGATATCCTCTGCAGGCCAATGTAAATACTTCAGGACTAAACAACTTTTTCAAGTGTTATCATATTTACAGAATAAACTATAGGACATTTACAAATTCATTATGAAATATCAGTAATTAAACTTAAATTACATATCTCAAAATACAGTTCTGCAGATTAGTGATTGAGCAAGAAGAGACCAGACAAGGAATTACTGTGTACTACTCCTTAGCTTTGCCTATACCTTGTTAAATTATGTGACTTGCGATTTGTAAAGCATGGATGATAATGCCCATTCTAAACTTGAACGTGGTGAGGAGTAGGTAGTTGCTGTAAAGCATTCTGCATAGCGCTGTTGTATTTCAAAGTGATAACTATAAACACTGAAGATTCTTGCTTTTCGCATGTGTCTGCTAATTCATATTATTCAGTCGCTTGGAATGGGTCTTTCACTTCCTGCTGGTAATTAACAAGGTTCTCCCATACCACTAAAGCAtgagaatttttttgtttgtattgcagGTAAATGATACTCAACAGTGCCAAGCAGAAACAGCTATTGAACCCATGGAATCTAGTTCAAGATCTCCTCTTTTCATAAATAATCAACTCACAAAAGCTGTTGCTGAGAACTCTGGGGAGAATCTCAACATACACAAAGGCAGATGTTCCTTGAGCACACAAAAACTACCTGGTCAAAATGAACAAGACAAACCGTATGATACAGTAAACCTGAGTAGTATATGGGCCCTACCAtgaatcaaaccctaaccctgccTCTTGACCCCTTACACTCCTCCCACCTGTCTCCAGAAGTCCCGCCCCAGGAGGTATTACTTCTGGGGTACAGATGACCGGAAGCAAGGTGTGTGTCACGTGACCCCTCTAAGGACTGCTCCCAGTGCCCAGTACCAATGAGGTTGGGTTTTCCCCTGATGGTACTGCCCTGAGAGGAAATTTGACCAGTCAGGGTGAGTTCCAGGGCGGAGTGACCTGTCAGGAAGTGggttgtgtgacccctctaagaactcctcccaatgccctctgccaatcagagagcagcaccattaccccataagtcccagctccgggcagaggaggccatctcttaccaaggacatgtgttttagaaattgtggaaaggctACTGAGAGGAAACGTGGACTCCTTTACCACCCCcatgagaacttcagactttgttttaaCCCCTAGCACcttggacttgtgtggagaaagcgctacCTCAGTGACAGTTCCAAGGAGGACCCTTTGACTCAACCGTTGATGGAGACGTTGGAATCCGACCCCAAAACCCTTGTTAGGCACCCCGATGAGTGTGACGGCCTCTCATTGTTCACCTCCTTAGAGGTGGAAAGCGATCATGGCGTACCAAGGTGAGCGGAAAAGAtgtcgctcaggtaaatgaatgattaaaaaGCGATGGTCAAGAATGGGGTGAAATGTGGCGAAGAACCAGGGattgcattaattaaaaacaagcaATGGGGTTCTTACACTGTTTGTTTTCTGAAAATTTCTCAACAGCTTGCTGTgagtacctcccataaggctttatggaaatatgcttaaaatgtgttttatgctacataggCCATATAACACATCGccataaaggttatgatctactgaatgtattaatcctatttatatgcatgtatcatttttgtattcaaagttatgaatgttggctgtgtactggcttgatttctaaataaccttagtagagcatttggtcagttcctggggaaaggaatgttgaaattaagtacctaatcaagaaacactgaaaggacaatggatcttggaatacTCCAATCCTCAttagaagtctacttgaggaagtTCAAGGTACTATGTAAACAGTGGATGctccctgtaaaaactgagtcatgcatggacatgtgacttgcccaggtgactccaaaactccatcttggagctggactttgcataggagaacccctgggagacccctccattttgtcttcagctggctaaagagagagtctctccatccccacccccaccccaggatacctgaaagaaattggaacaaaggacagtgactgcaggggatgtgagtgattgctggacccaggctaaaaggagattagtctgtaaaagggagcattgtgGAACTGGTGGGGATCTTATctatattcagtttgattagatatagatttgtgcattttaagcTTTTtatagggtaaaatggatttatttgggtttagaccccattgggagttgggcatctgagtattaaagacaggaacacttctgttagcctttttcaggtaaacctgcagttttggggcaagtaattcagaccctgggtctgtgttgtagcagacaggagtgtctggctcagcaagacagggtgctggagtcctgagttggcagggaaagcaggggtagaagtagtctgggcacatcaggtggcagctcccagagggtttctgtgatcccaCCTGTCACAAATGCCTTTCTAGAGGCCCTTTGAGAACTTACACATCGGTAGCCCTGTGGGAGTAAGTCTATCATGCATCTgctgtttttgctcatgtctgagacacagatctcaagaggaaaatctggaaaaggacaaaatggaagaatgaactgTAGTAAGATTTGGGGCCTTATGCTAATTCTTGCCCAGTCTTGAGTTAAAGATTTGTGTTACCTTaacatgtacagtaactcctcacttaaagtcgtcccggttaacgttgctATGTTGCTGATCatttagggaacatgctcatataaagttgtgcaatgctcccttctaatgtcgtttggcagctgcctgctttgtctactgaaGAGTATCTCAGTGAAAGTTTTttaatcctctgccaaaggtttgGGATGGAAGCCTTATTTCTTCTTCCGTAGTAGGATGCTTTCCCATACCAGACCGTGATAACTTTGGCAGGCATCATTGAAGTACCCAGGCTAGCAACACGCGGGCAGCTTCAGaacgccagcagcagctgtgctctctataccggggtcggcaacctacagcacgcaTGCAAAAGGTgacacgcgagccaatttttgatgagacgcggcggcgggctgagcgcctcaacccactgccaccccggggttccggctgctgctccGTTGCCAGTCGGGGTCTTGACTGCCGGCTCCACTCAGCACctactgctggcctggggacccccaaggaactccaggctggcagcgggctgagcaggccagcagctgagaccccggctggcaggagccggcagctgGAACGCCAgagtggcagcgggctgagcgaggcTGGCAGGGGTCTGAGTGTCAGCCTGCTTtcggtctggggttctggttgccggccccttgccagtcggggtcccagccgctggccccgctcagcctcacgctggcctgggtgagcagaaccccaggctggtgtAGCGGGTTGAGTGGTGCCAGCGGCTGGGATCCccgctggcaggagctggcggccAGAACCCCCAGACCGACGGTGGGCTGAGtgcctcagcctgctgccggtctggggtcccagcccccgGACACGCTCAGCGTGCTGCC from Mauremys mutica isolate MM-2020 ecotype Southern chromosome 3, ASM2049712v1, whole genome shotgun sequence harbors:
- the LOC123366095 gene encoding uncharacterized protein LOC123366095 isoform X1, whose product is MKSTQPPRRRKRLDWGELKSSEPTPQRVTRRPRSIKAGLPSSVGGQRPERADVLPGARRQEASTLPHARYPEELPELPWTAVPEELPDLPPSPVRDESMHLDPVEDDPRIQHLGLVWRKRYLSDSSKEDPLTQPLMETLESDPKTLVRHPDECDGLSLFTSLEVESDHGVPRVDFFNMIYYLLPYHTPDHWVLAIALMQTKELLTIDPLCDEMRYERTCLRNWSFRYFIKRLMSNSPSDWKNKILQHNKQKVMATTADHSS
- the LOC123366095 gene encoding uncharacterized protein LOC123366095 isoform X2; this translates as MKSTQPPRRRKRLDWGELKSSEPTPQRVTRRPRSIKAGLPSSVGGQRPERADVLPGARRQEASTLPHARYPEELPELPWTAVPEELPDLPPSPVRDESMHLDPVEDDPRIQHLGLVWRKRYLSDSSKEDPLTQPLMETLESDPKTLVRHPDECDGLSLFTSLEVESDHGVPRVDFFNMIYYLLPYHTPDHWVLAIALMQTKELLTIDPLCDEMRYERTCLRNWRYFIKRLMSNSPSDWKNKILQHNKQKVMATTADHSS